A region from the Onychostoma macrolepis isolate SWU-2019 chromosome 18, ASM1243209v1, whole genome shotgun sequence genome encodes:
- the LOC131524418 gene encoding extracellular calcium-sensing receptor-like codes for MCIKVQIAYQSICIWPQLNSFFQMSIFICTLLLFFQLHVKAEKPLCLMMGDSKYPLLSKDGDVTIGALFPVHSIETLPSFKFTQKPQLSSCSSVSLRDFRMAQIMIFAIEEINRSESLLPNVSIGYQIYDTCGSILSSMGANMALMNGQELASGDRCNGQSPIHAIIGETESSNTVILSRTTGPFKIPVISPSASCECLSNRKDYPYFFRTIPSDYHQSRALAYLIKHFGWSWVGAVNSDNDYGNYGMAIFLNTVEKEGICVEYSVKFQRKEPEKLKNVVATIKKGTAKVIVAFLTNFEMNNLLDQIIIQNITGLQVIGVEAWITADSMITSNSFHVLGGSIGFAVKKSYIEGFADFVIKEFWETAFPCSQTKGNSSQYELICNVYQDLLVLKSNNEDVPEQRYASNVYKSVFAVAHSLHNLLKCKEKEGCETDLKIQPQQVVEALKKVNFTIKMGDHVWFDSTGAVVAQYEVVNWQQDANGSIKFEPVGYYDASLPPDQRFVLNTENIIWAGGQLEKPRSVCSESCPPGTRKAAQKGRPVCCYDCIPCAEGEISNETDSNNCKQCPEEYWSNAEKNICVLKAVEFLSFTEVMGIVLVFFSLFGVGITVLVAVLFYSKKDTPIVKANNSELSFLLLLSLIFCFLCSLTFIGQPTEWSCMLRHTAFGITFVLCISCVLGKTIVVIMAFKATLPGSNVMKWFGPVQQRLSVLVFTLIQIFICVLWLTISPPFPYKNMKYYKEKIILECSLGSTLGFSAVLGYIGLLAVLCFIMAFLARTLPDKFNEAKFITFSMLIFCAVWITFIPSYVSSPGKLTVAVEIFAILASSFGLLFCIFAPKCYIIMCKPEQNTKQHMMGKIYNK; via the exons ATGTGCATAaaagtgcaaatagcatatCAATCCATTTGCATTTGGCCACAGTTGAACTCATTCTTTCAGATGTCTATCTTTATTTGCACACTTCTGCTTTTCTTTCAACTTCATGTAAAGGCAGAAAAGCCTCTTTGTCTAATGATGGGAGACTCTAAGTACCCGCTGTTATCAAAGGATGGAGATGTAACTATTGGAGCACTTTTTCCAGTCCACAGCATAGAGACATTACCTTCATTTAAGTTTACGCAAAAGCCTCAGCTTTCATCATGCTCAAG TGTGAGTCTACGGGATTTTCGAATGGCTCAAATTATGATCTTTGCCATTGAGGAGATTAACAGAAGTGAAAGTTTACTTCCAAATGTTTCTATTGGCTACCAAATTTATGATACCTGTGGCTCAATACTATCTTCAATGGGTGCAAATATGGCATTAATGAATGGTCAAGAATTGGCATCAGGGGACAGATGCAATGGACAGTCTCCTATACATGCTATCATTGGAGAAACAGAGTCTTCCAACACAGTGATTTTGTCCAGAACTACAGGACCTTTTAAAATTCCTGTG aTAAGTCCCTCAGCCTCATGTGAATGTCTCAGTAATAGGAAAGATTACCCCTACTTCTTTAGGACAATTCCTAGTGATTACCACCAGAGCAGAGCACTTGCATACTTAATCAAGCACTTTGGCTGGTCTTGGGTGGGAGCTGTGAACAGTGACAATGACTATGGAAACTATGGAATGGCCATATTTCTGAATACAGTTGAGAAAGAGGGGATTTGTGTGGAGTACTCTGTGAAATTTCAGAGAAAAGAGCCTGAAAAACTCAAAAACGTTGTAGCCACAATAAAAAAAGGCACTGCAAAAGTAATTGTTGCATTTCTTACCAATTTTGAGATGAACAATCTACTTGATCAGATAATTATTCAGAACATTACAGGCCTTCAAGTAATAGGTGTGGAAGCATGGATAACAGCCGACAGTATGATCACTTCAAATAGTTTTCATGTGCTAGGAGGATCAATAGGGTTTGCGgtgaaaaaaagttatattgaGGGTTTTGCAGATTTTGTTATAAAAGAATTCTGGGAAACAGCTTTTCCATGCTCCCAGACTAAGGGTAATTCTTCCCAATATGAATTAATTTGCAACGTATATCAGGATCTCCTTGTGCTGAAAAGCAACAATGAAGATGTACCAGAACAAAGATATGCTAGCAACGTCTACAAATCAGTTTTTGCTGTGGCTCATTCACTACACAATCTGCTAAAGTGCAAAGAAAAGGAGGGCTGTGAAACAGATCTGAAAATACAACCACAGCAG GTGGTTGAGGCTCTGAAAAAGGTAAATTTTACCATAAAAATGGGAGATCATGTGTGGTTTGACAGCACTGGTGCAGTCGTAGCCCAATATGAAGTTGTGAACTGGCAACAAGACGCAAATGGATCAATCAAGTTTGAACCAGTGGGATACTATGATGCTTCACTGCCCCCTGACCAACGCTTTGTGCTGAACACTGAAAACATAATCTGGGCTGGAGGACAGCTCGAG AAACCAAGGTCTGTGTGTAGTGAGAGCTGTCCTCCAGGCACTAGGAAGGCTGCACAGAAAGGAAGGCCTGTCTGCTGTTATGACTGTATTCCATGTGCAGAAGGAGAAATCAGTAATGAGACAG ATTCAAATAACTGCAAGCAGTGTCCAGAGGAATACTGGTCTAATGCTGAgaaaaatatatgtgtgttaaAGGCTGTAGAGTTTCTGTCATTCACAGAGGTTATGGGTATAGTGTTAGTCTTTTTCTCACTCTTTGGAGTAGGAATAACTGTGCTTGTAGCGGTACTGTTTTACAGCAAAAAGGACACCCCCATTGTAAAGGCCAACAACTCAGAGCTGAGCTTCCTGCTGCTCTTATCATTGATTTTTTGTTTCCTTTGTTCTCTTACTTTCATCGGTCAGCCCACTGAGTGGTCCTGTATGTTGCGTCACACAGCATTTGGGATCACTTTTGTCCTCTGTATCTCCTGTGTTCTGGGGAAAACCATAGTGGTGATAATGGCCTTCAAGGCTACACTTCCAGGAAGTAATGTCATGAAATGGTTTGGGCCTGTACAGCAACGCCTCAGTGTTCTTGTCTTTACACTTATACAGATTTTTATCTGTGTACTTTGGCTAACAATATCTCCACCATTCccttacaaaaatatgaaatattacaaagaaAAGATTATACTCGAGTGCAGTCTGGGCTCTACTTTAGGTTTCTCTGCTGTTCTGGGTTACATTGGCCTACTGGCTGTCTTGTGCTTTATTATGGCTTTTCTGGCTCGCACGCTACCTGATAAATTCAATGAAGCAAAATTCATTACATTCAGTATGCTCATATTCTGTGCTGTATGGATCACATTTATCCCATCTTATGTTAGTTCCCCTGGAAAATTAACCGTAGCTGTGGAGATATTTGCTATTTTAGCTTCAAGCTTCGGTTTActattttgcatatttgcaccaaaatgttatataatcaTGTGTAAGCCtgaacaaaatacaaaacagcaTATGATGGGGAAGATTTACAACAAATAA